The following coding sequences lie in one Arachis ipaensis cultivar K30076 chromosome B03, Araip1.1, whole genome shotgun sequence genomic window:
- the LOC107629229 gene encoding uncharacterized protein LOC107629229 isoform X1, whose amino-acid sequence MECQQFGGVNSLTSSRSQSLTSSPHLGRRRGAVPLRSVRRRQKQTEPVKQQLLPRVVVIVSRHLVSRQSRCSDQSIRCKMKARVVCRKIYDYIRYDLKEIAFPSSLPDPPNIKKRRKLTWDQRIWVLKRAARLYAASWVRDIGPDLRPAHYKKDEMIEEPNDEKKPAKGREPSTLEDLAVAARGGMETLRPALQRVYMTRASAYRDALKSFIVGYQEGVQQVMEKKEDSKSQEDADVPKKST is encoded by the exons ccTCACTTCGTCGCGCTCTCAGTCTCTCACCTCGTCCCCTCACCTTGGTCGTCGTCGTGGTGCCGTGCCCCTGCGTTCGGTTCGTCGGCGGCAGAAGCAGACGGAACCAGTCAAGCAGCAACTGCTCCCTCGGGTGGTGGTCATCGTCAGTCGTCATCTTGTGTCGCGCCAGTCGCGGTGTTCTGACCAGTCAATCAG ATGCAAGATGAAAGCGAGGGTTGTTTGTAGGAAAATCTATGATTACATACGCTATGATCTCAAAGAGATTGCTTTCCCATCGTCTTTGCCTGACCCTCCTAACATTAAAAAGCGTCGCAAATTGACCTGGGACCAGCGTATTTGG GTTTTAAAGAGAGCTGCTAGGCTTTATGCCGCAAGCTGGGTTCGCGACATTGGTCCTGATCTTCGGCCAGCACATTATAAGAAGGATGAAATGATCGAAGAACCCAATGATGAAAAGAAACCTGCTAAAGGAAGAGAGCCTTCAACACTGGAGGATCTTG CTGTAGCCGCCAGAGGTGGAATGGAGACTCTCAGACCTGCCTTGCAGCGCGTGTACATGACCAGAGCTTCTGCATACAGAGATGCTCTTAAAAGCTTCATAGTAGGTTACCAAGAAGGTGTTCAACAAGTAATGGAAAAGAAAGAAGATTCCAAAAGTCAAGAAGATGCTGATGTGCCCAAAAAATCAACTTGA
- the LOC107629229 gene encoding uncharacterized protein LOC107629229 isoform X2: protein MKARVVCRKIYDYIRYDLKEIAFPSSLPDPPNIKKRRKLTWDQRIWVLKRAARLYAASWVRDIGPDLRPAHYKKDEMIEEPNDEKKPAKGREPSTLEDLAVAARGGMETLRPALQRVYMTRASAYRDALKSFIVGYQEGVQQVMEKKEDSKSQEDADVPKKST from the exons ATGAAAGCGAGGGTTGTTTGTAGGAAAATCTATGATTACATACGCTATGATCTCAAAGAGATTGCTTTCCCATCGTCTTTGCCTGACCCTCCTAACATTAAAAAGCGTCGCAAATTGACCTGGGACCAGCGTATTTGG GTTTTAAAGAGAGCTGCTAGGCTTTATGCCGCAAGCTGGGTTCGCGACATTGGTCCTGATCTTCGGCCAGCACATTATAAGAAGGATGAAATGATCGAAGAACCCAATGATGAAAAGAAACCTGCTAAAGGAAGAGAGCCTTCAACACTGGAGGATCTTG CTGTAGCCGCCAGAGGTGGAATGGAGACTCTCAGACCTGCCTTGCAGCGCGTGTACATGACCAGAGCTTCTGCATACAGAGATGCTCTTAAAAGCTTCATAGTAGGTTACCAAGAAGGTGTTCAACAAGTAATGGAAAAGAAAGAAGATTCCAAAAGTCAAGAAGATGCTGATGTGCCCAAAAAATCAACTTGA